In the Pedobacter cryoconitis genome, AAACCTATTGTCTACCTTGGTTGGCTTACCAAGCCGCGTTTACAGCACAGTAAAAGATTATGGATTAAAAAGTGATTTCAATTATTATTTAAGACCCGATCTTAAACTAAATTTTGGAGGTGGCGTGAGTATGAATTCATTTATCTTTCCGGTTGGTTTAAGTACCGAAGAAAGCATTACCATCAATACCTTAAATCTGGATGCTTATATTGAAGATGAAGTTAAGATCGGGTCGCGTTCAGAATTAACGGCAGGTTTACACTATACCGGGTTTAAATCCGGCAATACAGTTTATAACACTTTGCAGCCAAGGATCAGATTCTCTTATCGTTTAAGTGACAACCAGGTAATTACTGCTTCTTATTCAAAAATGTCGCAATTTATACATCAGTTTACGACAAATGGTCTTTCAGTTCCAACGGAATTCAGGATCCCCAGCAGTAAAAATATTAAACCGGAGTCTTCAGAAATCTTAAACCTTTCTTACCGGCTGCAAGCTGGAAAAACAAGTAGCTTTACTTTCGAAGCTTATTACAAAAAAATGGATAACTTGCTAGCACTGGGCTCAGGGCAAGACATCGCCAATGGCTATTTTGCCAGAAAAATTGAAGACCGGCTGGCATCTGGAAAAGGAATCAGCAAGGGCATAGAATTTAGTTATGTACAACAATTAAACTGGCTGAGATTTCAAATGGCCTATACCCTGTCTAAAACAACCGGCCAGTTTAAAGCATTGAACCTTGGAAAAAGCTTTCCTTTAGATCAGGATTTAAGACATAACTTTAACTTTGCAGTTAATGCTTCTTTAGGAAAAAGACTGGAAATATCTGCCCTTTGGACCTACATCACAGGCCGGCACGTTACTGTACCTCAAACCATCCATAAAAGCATCGATGAAGTGCTGGGCAATACGACCTCACCAGATACGTATGTAATTTCAGGACTAAACAATTACACACTGGGCAACAATTATAAACTTGACATTGGTTTAAACCTTACCCGGAAATTTAGCAACGGACATCAGAGAATCTGGACATTGGGAATGTACAATGCAATTGCAAATTCACCATCTGCTTATTTATATGTATCGACAAATAATCAGTCCAATAAAGTTAGTATACTGGAGCAAGAAAAGATAAAACTAATTCCCTATTTTACCTTCACCTATAAATTTTAGCTATGTCTGTTTGCAGGAAAATAAATCTTCTCGCCTTGTTCTTTTTAATAGTTTTGAATGGCTGTGAAAAAGAAACTACAGTAGACATCTCAGGCAAAACTCCCCAACTGGTTGTATTAGGGGAATTTAACCAGCAAAATGATGCATTAATCAATCTAAGTACTTCTATTTTTTCTTCAGCAGCAGGTGGATTTCCCAATGTTGAAGATGCTCAGGTCAGTCTTCTTGATCAGAATAATAACCTGATCGAAAAGTATCTTTACCAGGGAAAAGGAAATTACACTGGAAAAAAGGCTTTTGCTGGTCAAAATTATAAATTGTCTATTGCCTATCAGGGAAAAACATACCAGGCAGCAACGACGATTCCACCTGCTTTTCAACTGAACCTGATTGAACGGGATTCAAACTATATGGAGGTCGGAATTACTGACTTTAATACAGAACCTAATTTCTACACCTTTGAACTGAGCGCAAGGAATTATACTATAGACAGATACTACCTGACCAGCGGACAAAAGGTAAAGGTTAATTCAGAAGCTGAATTTACTGCATTATTGAAAACCAATCCTGCTCTGGTACTTCAACGGGACACTACCTTTGATACTAAATTTAATAGATTAACTATTACGACCGACGATCCCAGAACTGAGAATGTAAGATTCAATGTATTAAAAGA is a window encoding:
- a CDS encoding DUF4249 family protein yields the protein MSVCRKINLLALFFLIVLNGCEKETTVDISGKTPQLVVLGEFNQQNDALINLSTSIFSSAAGGFPNVEDAQVSLLDQNNNLIEKYLYQGKGNYTGKKAFAGQNYKLSIAYQGKTYQAATTIPPAFQLNLIERDSNYMEVGITDFNTEPNFYTFELSARNYTIDRYYLTSGQKVKVNSEAEFTALLKTNPALVLQRDTTFDTKFNRLTITTDDPRTENVRFNVLKDHSGRIFLTDKTFNGTQTKLEIDFEESTLKPENTQYTLIVKSTAAVYFDYLYSIDLQAAKGLVGVLDVPIKGNISDAFGIWGAAYIQKINIKN